In a genomic window of Cygnus atratus isolate AKBS03 ecotype Queensland, Australia chromosome 23, CAtr_DNAZoo_HiC_assembly, whole genome shotgun sequence:
- the IL22RA1 gene encoding interleukin-22 receptor subunit alpha-1: MKKFLIVLAVCSVVGIATTERSSCLKRAAFSSTNFENILTWETEADIPPGTVYDVQYKQYGEKAWLNKRECQNITQPFCNLTHETENFTEHYYARVRATGQNYCSSNWVRSERFEPRKETVIGAPELEYIPYVRSIKFLIRPPYTPLRGEDGHQLTIEDIYSKFGPVDYHLTLFNQRTHQKWIKNEHNKEFEVINLDPDTEYNGTVYIHLRERSSKSQVFWVKTLADTTWLLYCFVALGFCAGLVFAAISYVIYKYVKQHSAQPMSLDFRGISSFQPLTLTVEHIIKPINLSKPSLLIPEVQLVQISQHLDKALEPPQPLCPPEATYQQQADVQASQLPAQPPCLASTNPAYAPQRAEQRVSNLPLTYGVCVDGTDHVDKNNLHPNQVLKEVSPDSFAGVKLVNQVLGKSCSHWSYKEQRPNMALWGSSGVGEPAPVQRSPGQTQQLLLQTDGMESKVHVPQLALSLVGQEGCYRQQTAELPLLLSSVTVDGDQVPEDESLPSPSAALLLSVSTGDSFPGENNTEWWMSSGSVSHPENKFYFLETQETQKLTAVKELSCTKLNNVLSQDTISDRGNGFSLTTLFKDLNLKVLWDQEDEHTEFY, from the exons ATGAAGAAATTTCTGATCGTCTTGGCTGTGTGTTCAGTGGTCG GCATTGCGACTACAGAGAGGTCATCATGTCTGAAACGTGCAGCATTTTCTTCTACAAACTTTGAGAACATCCTGACATGGGAAACTGAAGCAGATATTCCCCCTGGCACCGTATATGATGTCCAGTATAAGCA GTATGGAGAGAAAGCCTGGCTTAACAAGCGTGAGTGCCAGAACATCACACAGCCTTTCTGCAATCTCActcatgaaacagaaaacttcacCGAGCACTACTACGCCAGGGTGAGGGCCACTGGCCAGAACTACTGCTCCTCCAACTGGGTGCGCTCAGAAAGATTTGAACCCAGAAAAGAGA CTGTTATTGGAGCACCAGAATTAGAGTATATTCCGTATGTACGGTCCATAAAGTTTCTTATACGGCCCCCCTATACTCCGCTGAGAGGTGAGGATGGCCACCAGCTAACCATAGAGGACATTTATAGCAAATTTGGTCCTGTTGATTATCACTTAACACTATTCAACCAACGAACACACCAAAAG tggATAAAGAATGAGCACAACAAAGAATTTGAAGTTATCAACTTGGACCCAGACACTGAATATAATGGAACAGTGTACATACACCTCcgtgagagaagcagcaaatcCCAAGTATTTTGGGTGAAAACTCTAGCAG ACACCACATGGCTTCTCTACTGCTTTGTTGCACTCGGATTCTGTGCTGGGCTGGTGTTTGCTGCAATTAGCTACGTGATCTATAAATACGTCAAGCAGCACAGTGCGCAGCCTATGTCTTTG GACTTCAGAGGGATTTCATCATTCCAGCCTCTCACACTGACAGTGGAGCATATTATAAAGCCCATTAATTTATCCAAACCTTCGCTTCTCATCCCTGAAGTGCAGTTAGTGCAGATCAGCCAGCATttggacaaagccctggagccaccacaacctctctgccCACCAGAAGCTACCTACCAGCAACAGGCTGACGTGCAGGCGTCCCAGCTGCCCGCTCAGCCACCCTGCCTGGCAAGCACAAATCCTGCTTACGCTCCCCAGAGAGCTGAGCAAAGGGTCTCCAACCTCCCCCTGACCTACGGGGTGTGTGTCGATGGCACGGACCATGTCGACAAGAACAATTTGCACCCAAACCAGGTGCTAAAGGAAGTTTCTCCAGATAGCTTTGCTGGTGTGAAGCTTGTAAACCAGGTGCTAGGCAAAAGCTGCAGCCACTGGAGTTATAAAGAACAGAGGCCAAACATGGCACTGTGGGGCAGCAGTGGCGTGGGAGAGCCAGCTCCTGTGCAACGGAGCCCCGGGCAAacgcagcagctgctgttgcagacTGACGGGATGGAAAGTAAAGTGCACGTACCCCAGCTGGCGCTGTCTTTGGTGGGACAAGAAGGATGCTATAGACAGCAGACAGCAGAACTGCCGCTGTTGTTGTCTTCGGTTACGGTTGATGGGGACCAGGTTCCAGAGGATGAATCCCTGCCATCTCCatcagcagctctcctcctctcaGTCAGTACCGGTGacagcttccctggggagaACAACACAGAGTGGTGGATGTCATCAGGTTCAGTGTCAcatcctgaaaataaattttacttccTAGAAACTcaagaaacacagaagttaACAGCAGTAAAGGAGCTTAGCTGCACTAAACTGAATAATGTTCTGTCCCAGGACACTATCTCAGACCGGGGCAATGGCTTTTCTCTCACTACGCTGTTCAAAGACCTGAACCTGAAAGTACTGTGGGATCAAGAAGATGAACACACAgaattttattaa